A portion of the Suricata suricatta isolate VVHF042 chromosome 11, meerkat_22Aug2017_6uvM2_HiC, whole genome shotgun sequence genome contains these proteins:
- the NDUFS8 gene encoding NADH dehydrogenase [ubiquinone] iron-sulfur protein 8, mitochondrial isoform X2, translating into MGPREVTGHGRGTFELRLNARLWMHCLTPAALLRAARAGHPGGRSLHSSTVAATYKFVNMQEPSMDMKSVTDRAAQTLLWTELIRGLGMTLSYLFREPATINYPFEKGPLSPRFRGEHALRRYPSGEERCIACKLCEAVCPAQAITIEAEPRADGSRRTTRYDIDMTKCIYCGFCQEACPVDAIVEGPNFEFSTETHEELLYNKEKLLNNGDKWEAEIAANIQADYLYR; encoded by the exons ATGGGCCCGAGAGAAGTCACCGGTCACGGGAGGGGCACTTTCGAGCTTCGGCTAAATGCCAGGCTCTGG ATGCACTGCCTGACTCCAGCGGCGCTGCTTCGGGCCGCACGTGCAG GGCACCCTGGTGGCCGGAGCCTCCACAGCAGCACAGTGGCAGCGACCTACA agTTTGTGAACATGCAGGAGCCCTCGATGGACATGAAGTCAGTCACCGACCGGGCGGCTCAGACCCTGCTGTGGACTGAGCTCATCCGAG GCCTGGGCATGACCCTGAGCTACCTGTTCCGGGAGCCGGCCACCATCAACTACCCATTCGAGAAGGGCCCGCTGAGCCCGCGCTTTCGGGGGGAACACGCGCTGCGCCGCTACCCGTCCGGAGAGGAGCGCTGTATCGCTTGCAAGCTGTGTGAGGCCGTCTGCCCCGCGCAG GCCATCACCATCGAGGCCGAGCCGCGGGCCGACGGCAGCCGCCGCACCACGCGCTACGACATCGACATGACCAAGTGCATCTACTGCGGCTTCTGCCAGGAGGCTTGCCCCGTGGACGCCATCGTCGAG GGCCCCAACTTCGAGTTCTCCACGGAGACGCACGAGGAGCTGCTGTACAACAAGGAGAAGCTGCTCAACAACGGGGACAAGTGGGAGGCCGAGATCGCCGCCAACATCCAGGCCGACTACCTGTACCGCTGA
- the NDUFS8 gene encoding NADH dehydrogenase [ubiquinone] iron-sulfur protein 8, mitochondrial isoform X1 codes for MHCLTPAALLRAARAGHPGGRSLHSSTVAATYKFVNMQEPSMDMKSVTDRAAQTLLWTELIRGLGMTLSYLFREPATINYPFEKGPLSPRFRGEHALRRYPSGEERCIACKLCEAVCPAQAITIEAEPRADGSRRTTRYDIDMTKCIYCGFCQEACPVDAIVEGPNFEFSTETHEELLYNKEKLLNNGDKWEAEIAANIQADYLYR; via the exons ATGCACTGCCTGACTCCAGCGGCGCTGCTTCGGGCCGCACGTGCAG GGCACCCTGGTGGCCGGAGCCTCCACAGCAGCACAGTGGCAGCGACCTACA agTTTGTGAACATGCAGGAGCCCTCGATGGACATGAAGTCAGTCACCGACCGGGCGGCTCAGACCCTGCTGTGGACTGAGCTCATCCGAG GCCTGGGCATGACCCTGAGCTACCTGTTCCGGGAGCCGGCCACCATCAACTACCCATTCGAGAAGGGCCCGCTGAGCCCGCGCTTTCGGGGGGAACACGCGCTGCGCCGCTACCCGTCCGGAGAGGAGCGCTGTATCGCTTGCAAGCTGTGTGAGGCCGTCTGCCCCGCGCAG GCCATCACCATCGAGGCCGAGCCGCGGGCCGACGGCAGCCGCCGCACCACGCGCTACGACATCGACATGACCAAGTGCATCTACTGCGGCTTCTGCCAGGAGGCTTGCCCCGTGGACGCCATCGTCGAG GGCCCCAACTTCGAGTTCTCCACGGAGACGCACGAGGAGCTGCTGTACAACAAGGAGAAGCTGCTCAACAACGGGGACAAGTGGGAGGCCGAGATCGCCGCCAACATCCAGGCCGACTACCTGTACCGCTGA